From the genome of Caretta caretta isolate rCarCar2 chromosome 27, rCarCar1.hap1, whole genome shotgun sequence, one region includes:
- the LOC125626778 gene encoding peptide YY-like isoform X3, whose protein sequence is MVASVKLWPMLVAVTLCVLFCLGALVEAYPPKPENPGDDASPEEMAKYFSALRHYINLVTRQRYGKRSSPEALMSELLFGDSSDHADRSRYEDSYLW, encoded by the exons ATGGTCGCCTCTGTGAAGCTCTGGCCCATGCTGGTTGCTGTGACCCTCTGCGTGCTGTTCTGCTTGGGGGCGCTGGTGGAGGCCTACCCCCCGAAACCAGAGAACCCCGGAGACGACGCCTCCCCGGAAGAAATGGCCAAATACTTCTCTGCCCTTCGGCATTACATCAACCTAGTGACGAGGCAGCG GTATGGGAAGAGATCCAGCCCCGAGGCCTTGATGTCCGAGCTGCTCTTCGGGGACAGCAGTGACCACGCCGACAGATCGCG GTACGAGGACTCCTACCTATGGTGa
- the LOC125626784 gene encoding pancreatic polypeptide-like — MVAPRRRWASLFSLACCVALLLGHLGSAAPMHPTYPGDNAPVEDLVQFYNELQQYLNMVTRPRYGKRSSSRTLCGDPYDPSGC, encoded by the exons atGGTCGCCCCCCGCAGGCGCTGGGCTTCCCTCTTCTCCCTCGCCTGCTGCGTGGCCCTGCTCTTGGGGCACCTGGGCAGCGCTGCCCCGATGCACCCCACGTACCCCGGGGACAATGCCCCCGTGGAGGACCTGGTCCAGTTCTACAATGAGCTGCAGCAGTATCTCAACATGGTCACGCGGCCCAG ATACGGCAAGAGATCCAGCAGCCGGACGCTCTGTGGAGACCCCTATGACCCCTCGGGATGCTAA